atatatatatatatatatatatatatatatatatatatatatatatatatatatatatatatatatatatatatatatatatatatatatatatatatatatatatttatttatttattttaaggagaCAAATTAGATCAAAATGCTCACCTTTGTTATTGTAGTATCTTTCCTTTTTATGACTTAAAACAGCTTGAGCAGTGATAACAATCATACAAACACCCAATAACACACCCAAAATAATCACCAGAGGATCCACTGGATTTACTGCAAGACAgtacaacaaaatatattgtgtgtatgtgaatgtgcTGTGTCGACTGCAGGGGTTtaaatttatgatttatattaaacatttaaaagaattaaatgaatacaactttattaattaagtaaatattagTAATCATACCAACATTTAGTCAATTGGCATATACAGAGGCTGTATTTTgtcggaaaaaaaaattaaacctgaGAAGAAAATAATTTGGCACTTACCCATATTTATTCTTGTCCCATTCCCAAAGAGAATTTTTCCACAGGTGACCACAGCGCAGTAGTAAGTGCCCGTGTCCATTTGGCTGCtaatgtttttaaacagtttGAAAGTGCAGCTCTGTGTAGAATCAGTCTCACAATGATTAGACTGATTATGAGTGTAGAGGATTTCTGGAACAGATTTTCCTGAATCGGATCTGAACCAGAACATCCTGATATCTGTGGTGCTGTGTTCATACAGCACAGAGCACTGCAGGGTCACTGTGTCCCCAGGTTGGACAGGCTCTGATTCGGGAAGCTGAAGAACAGACACCTTGGATTTATATTGGTTGTTTTTTGACCCTAAACAGACATGGAGACATTTTATACAAAGTCACGTTTCAGCAAAGGtcttattttagaatttaaattaaatgcaaataatcatatgtaacaaatacaattatattgTAATAGTATAGAAATACTATTACAGAATTATAGTATTTCTAGTATTATTTACTGGAGACAACAAGTAACAAGTTGACTACATTATTTGAATCTTCAATAAATGTACTCCTCAAGAATAAAACACAAACCTTTCAAAGCCAAGTATGTGCCTCTAGTAAAGAGAGTTTCATACTTTCTCCAGCCACAGTAATACATTGCTTCATCCGATGAAGTGACATTTGAAATccttaaatgacatttttttatgtcTGTCTCAATGCTAAAACGTGAGGATTTAAAGTTGTCGAAGAAATTAGGAGTTATGGCAAATGTCTGCACCATCCCAACAAGTTGTGGTTGGTGTCCAGAGGTTTGCTTGTACCAAGTAATTGGATCTGTGTGATCTATCAGAAAAAAACAGCGCAGAGTGACATTGTCCCCAGCAGAGACCATTATCACTGGATCTGGTTGATAAAAATCATTAGAATGTGTTGGGTCTGTAGggaggaaaaagagaaagaaaggaaaataatGTCATTTCATCTATGTGACAGAGTTATACAGTAagctcatattttaaaaaaacaatgttcTTGTGAGTACCATGTTAAAGTTAAATTTagatatatataagtaaaaaaaaatctattccccATAATGACTTACATAATTTatgagatgtttaaaaaaaatccaagaggCAAATAAATActcataaacaattaaataaatcctTAGTTCAAGGTAATACATTCTTTGAATAAAACTATTGAATTAGACAAAAAATATAGCCctcattaattatattaattatttgttcaaaACAATTCTTTAGAAAAGTTCTCTAcagaggttaaaaaaaatatgaaattatagaAAAGTGGAGGTTACTTACCTTTGTTtattaaagaaaattattaaagaaatgcatttaGATACAGCACACGTATTACAAACTTACACATTTCATTTAGAAGCATGACAGATATCCACAAAACCATCATCATCTCAGCAGTCTGTGAATCATTGGCCTGCCTTCATAAACAACTGCAAGATTATACTGTACACCTCTGTATTGTCTTTCCTTTCGTGACATCACAGACTTCCTGTAACCTTTTCGTGTAAACATTACTGCTGTTTGTAGGACAGTCAGGATATACTGTAATCTCAAAAAAGCATCTCAGTATGTTGCAAAAAAACATTGTGAATGTCAGCTACCAAAATTATGCAAACTTTTATTCAATTGAAAAAGTGCATCAGTGAAAAGGTGAAGAATCATAAAAACGTTACACTGTACAATTAAAACTTTCTAAAAACGTTTTCTTTTTTAAGTCTTCTCTAACAGTCACTAATCTACAAAGTGGTCAGTTACATTAAATATGCATACATAATTATTATACCAAATTAAGTAAAGACAAGGCCAGAGGttactaaatacataaataggttcaaaaataaagtttgaccACAAAATATAATCAGTTTGATTACATGAGATCAAATAACTGCTTGATTtttctgccatatggacatcgacttgagtcaccactgataagctactactaaatataatgtGGAAACTTTAAATAGTCACTATCTGAAGGTTTGGGACTCTATGCATGTGCTTGGGTTGTATTGCAACCTGGACTAAAATAATTCCTGCAagtttatagtaaaataaaaggctataggctagtaaataaaaaaactccGAAGCCAaggtaaaaaaaacttaatttaaaagaaaGTGTTGTGGAAACCCAAAGGAGCCTATAGAGACAAACTAACAAACTTAATAACAAAACAACAGGAAGAGGTGGGACATCAAAGTGGGGAAATTGATACCACAGAAACTTGCATATGTGTAGTAAA
This DNA window, taken from Carassius auratus strain Wakin chromosome 14, ASM336829v1, whole genome shotgun sequence, encodes the following:
- the LOC113114098 gene encoding uncharacterized protein LOC113114098 isoform X2, yielding MVSAGDNVTLRCFFLIDHTDPITWYKQTSGHQPQLVGMVQTFAITPNFFDNFKSSRFSIETDIKKCHLRISNVTSSDEAMYYCGWRKYETLFTRGTYLALKGSKNNQYKSKVSVLQLPESEPVQPGDTVTLQCSVLYEHSTTDIRMFWFRSDSGKSVPEILYTHNQSNHCETDSTQSCTFKLFKNISSQMDTGTYYCAVVTCGKILFGNGTRINMVNPVDPLVIILGVLLGVCMIVITAQAVLSHKKERYYNNKEKTLQDIEKERPSSQDHDAVELSYAALHFKERKNRRVQRNGETPQDRVYSLINNPHETGYSVAEYRSV
- the LOC113114098 gene encoding uncharacterized protein LOC113114098 isoform X1; protein product: MMMVLWISVMLLNEMYPTHSNDFYQPDPVIMVSAGDNVTLRCFFLIDHTDPITWYKQTSGHQPQLVGMVQTFAITPNFFDNFKSSRFSIETDIKKCHLRISNVTSSDEAMYYCGWRKYETLFTRGTYLALKGSKNNQYKSKVSVLQLPESEPVQPGDTVTLQCSVLYEHSTTDIRMFWFRSDSGKSVPEILYTHNQSNHCETDSTQSCTFKLFKNISSQMDTGTYYCAVVTCGKILFGNGTRINMVNPVDPLVIILGVLLGVCMIVITAQAVLSHKKERYYNNKEKTLQDIEKERPSSQDHDAVELSYAALHFKERKNRRVQRNGETPQDRVYSLINNPHETGYSVAEYRSV